The genomic stretch GAGACCGGCGGCACCGATCACGTATTCTTCAACGCGATCGGCCTTCCGGCTTTCCAGTTCATCCAGGATCCGCTCGATTATGGCGCGCGGCTTCACCACACCAACATCGACACCTTCGATCACTTGCGCCCGGACGACCTTCGCCAGGCAGCGACTGTGATGGCCGGTGTCCTGATGGCTGCGGCCAATGACAAGGAAGAACTGCCGCGCAAGCCGCTGCCTGAACCGCAGTCGGCCAGTGATCCGTTCAAATACGATTACCCCGAGACAGACTGAGTTCTGTCCAAGTGCTATCGGTGCCGGTCCTTGCGATCGGCACCGATTTTTTTGGCTTTCGATAATTTTCTAAGCGCGGAATTGCGGGATGTGGCGTTCAACATCCATGTCCGGAATGATGCGATAGCGGGCCAGGATCAGGCTGAAGAGGCCGAAGATCAGCAGGCCGATCGCTACCAACTGGAAGACGATCCCCTCTCCTGCAAGCGATGCGAGCGCGTCACCCAGCGTCTTGATCTGTTCGCTTCCGGCGGAACCAAAGCCGGCCTTGATCAGCGACCAACCGATAATGACGAAGACGACCGCGCGCGCGGCAAAGCCGATCCGGCCCAGCAGCTTCGTCTGGCCCGGAGCGGCACCGGAAATACGGTTCATGAAATCGGCGGTGTAGCTCTTCTTCGCCTGGTTGAACGCGGCGAGGAAGAACGCAATGCCTAGGATGCCAAGGATGACACCGCCGAAGGTGATCGAAAGCACACCGGCGGCGGCTTCTTGCGCACCGCCCGAACCGGCACCCTCGCTGTTGGTTCCGGCAAATTGGAATGCCGACCAGGCGAGAGCAAGGTGGCCGATCGCGCTGCCGGCATGGCCGATACGTTTGCCCCAACCGATGGTGTCGCTGCCATGGTTCTCGATATCGAAGAAGGTCGATGCGAAGCGGAACATCGCATAGGCCAGCAAGCCGACGACCATCAGCCAGAGCACCGCTTCGCCGAGGGGGAAGTCCTCGATCGCACGGAAAATACCGGCAGTACCCTTGCCGATCTTGCCTGCGCTGGTGAGCGCGATCAGGCCGAGCACCGAGTACATGATGGCGCGGCTGAAATAGCCCACCCGTACAAGCGTGCTGAACTTTTCCGATTTGTCGACCATTGCCGTTTCCCCTGATGAACGTTTGAGGGGGAACGGTCGAAGCCTGAAAACGGTCCCTAGACGTTGAACTTGAACAGCATCACGTCGCCATCCTGGACAAGGTATTCCTTGCCTTCCTGGCGCAGCTTGCCAGCTTCCTTGGCCCCGTTCTCACCTCCCAACGCGACATAGTCGTCATAGGCGATGGTTTCGGCACGAATAAAGCCGCGTTCGAAGTCCGTGTGGATTTCGCCGGCAGCCTGCGGTGCCTTTGCGCCTGCAGGGAAAGTCCACGCGCGCGCTTCTTTCGGACCGCAGGTGAAAAAGGTCTGCAAGCCGAGCAGCTTGTAACCTGCACGGATGACACGGCTGAGGCCTGATTCATCAAGACCCAGCTCCGCAAGATATTCGGCGCGGTCTTCGGCCGGCATGGCGACAAGCTCGCTCTCGATGGCAGCCGATACCACCACAGCCTGTGCGCCCTCGCGCTCTGCCTTAGCGAAAACTTCGGCCGATAGTTCGTTGCCGGTGGCGGCATCTTCTTCCGCCACGTTGCAAACGTAGAGGACAGGTTTCGCCGTCAGCAGCTGTGCCTGGCGGAATACGCGTTCTTCCTCGTCATCCTTGGGCTCGGTCAGTCGGGCAGGCTTGCCATCGCGAAGAAGTTCAAGCGCCTGGCCAAGAACGCTGGCCATGATCTTGGCTTCCTTGTCGCCGCCGGTCGCACGCTTCGCAGCAGCCGGTACGCGCTTTTCGAGGCTTTCGAGATCCGACAGCATCAATTCGGTTTCGACGACTTCGGCGTCGGCGATCGGATCGACCTTGTTGGAGACGTGCTGGATGTCGTCATCCTCGAAGCACCGCAGCACGTGCACGATCGCGTCCACTTCGCGGATATTGCCGAGGAACTGGTTGCCCAAGCCTTCGCCCTTGCTCGCGCCCTTCACGAGGCCAGCAATGTCGACGAAGGCGAGCTGGGTCGGTACGATCTTCGCGCTGCCGGCGATGGC from Altererythrobacter epoxidivorans encodes the following:
- a CDS encoding DUF1206 domain-containing protein; this translates as MVDKSEKFSTLVRVGYFSRAIMYSVLGLIALTSAGKIGKGTAGIFRAIEDFPLGEAVLWLMVVGLLAYAMFRFASTFFDIENHGSDTIGWGKRIGHAGSAIGHLALAWSAFQFAGTNSEGAGSGGAQEAAAGVLSITFGGVILGILGIAFFLAAFNQAKKSYTADFMNRISGAAPGQTKLLGRIGFAARAVVFVIIGWSLIKAGFGSAGSEQIKTLGDALASLAGEGIVFQLVAIGLLIFGLFSLILARYRIIPDMDVERHIPQFRA
- the ychF gene encoding redox-regulated ATPase YchF, with the protein product MGFRCGIVGLPNVGKSTLFNALTETQAAQAANYPFCTIEPNVGQVSVPDERLDKIAAIAGSAKIVPTQLAFVDIAGLVKGASKGEGLGNQFLGNIREVDAIVHVLRCFEDDDIQHVSNKVDPIADAEVVETELMLSDLESLEKRVPAAAKRATGGDKEAKIMASVLGQALELLRDGKPARLTEPKDDEEERVFRQAQLLTAKPVLYVCNVAEEDAATGNELSAEVFAKAEREGAQAVVVSAAIESELVAMPAEDRAEYLAELGLDESGLSRVIRAGYKLLGLQTFFTCGPKEARAWTFPAGAKAPQAAGEIHTDFERGFIRAETIAYDDYVALGGENGAKEAGKLRQEGKEYLVQDGDVMLFKFNV